The nucleotide window ttttattcttttttaattgtttagttATAAAAAGCCATCAATATGTTGGGTAAGGaacttgaaatttattaaataatatgagTCTGAGGACTAAGaaaatcaattatttgttgCAGATGTCACTGGTAAAACTACAGATAATAAATTGCTGACGGGCTGTATAGACTTTACAGCGGGTTCTTTGGGTAAGTACTAAGCatttgttttagtttgttttatacACAGAGTTTGAAATGTGTTTAATCTATGAAACTTGAGTAAAGATTGCACaagttcgaaaatttaaaaaaacattaaaatgcattaaaataatatatgacTCTAAGCGAATTCTACCTAGTATTAGACTTCCTATTAAGacgttgtaaaaaaattatttcaagtaCCACAGATTGGACCTTCCATAACTTACATTGATAAGATAATTTTCGtcttaatattaatattcacGTGCTCAcaaatttcattcataaattgcaattgaattgtaaaaattatcTATATTTGTTTTCCTCTGTTACAGGTGGCGCCCTACAAGTTTATGTTTCCCAACCTCTGGACACGGTGAAGGTAAAACAACAAGCCTTTCCCAAACTCTACAACAATATGGTGGATTGCTTTGTAAAAACCTATCGGCAAGATGGTATTTTCCGCGGTCTATATGCCGGTTCCATACCAGCTGTTATAGCAAATGTGGCTGAAAATTCTGTATTATTTGCCGCCTATGGTGGCTGTCAAAAGGCGGTGGCATATGGCATGAAAATAGAGCATACTAAAGATTTGCCAGTAATAGGAAATGCATTTGCAGGATTTTTGGCTGCATTCTTTTCGACGTTCACACTATGTCCCACGGAATTGGTTAAATGTAAATTGCAGGCTTTAAGAGAGGTTTGTTAGACctaaaataatatatgtatttattacaaCATTAAATATTCCAGATGCAACTACAAAATCCCAAAGCTTCTAATAATGTGCATATTACACCCTGGAAACTTACCAGACAAATAATGGCTACTGAAGGTAAGGTTTaagtaaaatgtgttttttatgtttttgaattgtttttttattataaacaaaatagtaTTTAGTTGTGAGGGAatatagttttgttaaaaaaaaacttttatttatgttATCAGCTGGCAAATTCTATGAGCAAAGATAAGATTCTTGGAGAACAACATGATTAAGGTAGTGAAGGAGATTGAATTTGAAGTAGGTGTGACTAGTAAATTTAGTTACTTTgcaaatataattgaaatatcTCTTTTGAAATCCCTCAAAATATGGTTTTTATCTCCAGTAACTTAAAGTATTTGTTTAGATGATTAAAAAGTGAGGATTTCATTATACTAACTAAATTTAcataataaaagtaaaacaaGAGAGTATATTCGGCCCTACCATATGATAATATGGTAGGGCTTATCGATGGTTTAATATAGAAATGTCGTATCTcgtttttttacatattctggtaGACAGGACTCAAATAGACctcctttaaaaaattcagtttcctAAGTTGACGAACAAACAGATTTatagtaattataaaaaagccctaactcatttaaaaaatcgtttgaaagaaaaacctggcttaatataaaatttaaagttaaatccGATTCCAGCATCTACAAAATATTTGTACTCCTAAAACAGATTTTTGggagcgggtcttatatgggagctgtgttAAATTATGGACAAAATTTAGTGATTTATATTTACTACTATGACTTTTGAAAAATAAGGCAAAAAAGTtcttgattttgcaaaaaaaaaaaatcaaaatttgtatgtCATGAGTTacagaacatttattttgataaatatcctactcgcatcccactaagcgagcAAAAAGTTcgtaaaggaaaagacctaagctttctttttaaaaaatgctcattttgcaaaaaaaaaaaatcaaaaagtttttgattctgaaaaaaaaaaagacaaactttttttattttaactatttgggacaaattttgctaagaacaataggtaataagttacatggataagaaaaacatctgcttggccaaaatgtcaaattttgaccaacCATCCCCCCCCGTTAAATAgtagagttcttgaccgatcttgtggaaaaattgtgtctgaattactatccaattgaactaaccttggtgcaactTTCATCCCGAtgggaagacatcgatttcaaaatttggttCATTTGACATAAGATCCccaatatttatattcaatgatcaaaaaatatttatttttgttagtaTTACGAATTGATGTTCGTTTAAATTGGCCTCAGCTTGTTTATTAATAATCATTCAAATAGACTTGTTGGATAGTAGACTTATTTATTTCCTGGCTTAGACAACCAATGAAACCTGGAGGGTAATGTACATGTCTTAATATagcatttaaaataagtattttggtagcttcattaaaatatttttacagtttttgcCAATAACCATTGGAAATATTTGTTATTCTGAAGAATATTTTCAGTATATTTTCTGGGAATTTTTctgatttgtaataaaaattatttagctaTGGATATAATCCAAGACTTATGAGTTAAGAGTACAGGGAATAGGGAATACAATTCGACGAGAAAAATGAATCGGCTTCGGTtggctaacgactaattatggGAAAATAATGACTATTGAAGCAATGTCAGGATATTAATTATTTAGCACTCTTCGGCTTACTACGCCTTGTTGCCTAAAACTGGATATGCAATACAAACCGACGAGAAAAATGCATCggctttaaatattaaatttgattaagagtgaaaattatgaaaaatatttgtttaat belongs to Calliphora vicina chromosome 4, idCalVici1.1, whole genome shotgun sequence and includes:
- the LOC135958204 gene encoding mitochondrial ornithine transporter 1-like codes for the protein MLDVTGKTTDNKLLTGCIDFTAGSLGGALQVYVSQPLDTVKVKQQAFPKLYNNMVDCFVKTYRQDGIFRGLYAGSIPAVIANVAENSVLFAAYGGCQKAVAYGMKIEHTKDLPVIGNAFAGFLAAFFSTFTLCPTELVKCKLQALREMQLQNPKASNNVHITPWKLTRQIMATEGVPGFFRGLTSTFMREMPGYFFFFGGYEGTRQFLAKPGQSKEDIGALKTMFAGAVGGVTLWTSIFPADVIKSRIQVNNLKRSMTSVGLEIIRKEGVVALYNGLLPSVLRTIPATATLFLVYEYTKKTLNELV